A portion of the Sulfuriferula sp. AH1 genome contains these proteins:
- the xth gene encoding exodeoxyribonuclease III — protein MKLATWNVNSLKVRLPHLLDWVATEQLDVVCLQETKLEDANFPLDEITSAGYQVAYCGQKAYNGVAILSRAGLDDVVMGIPGWEDPQQRVIAATVAGVRVVCVYVPNGQSLDSEKYLYKLAWLRALTAYLADELIRHPQLAVFGDYNIAPADADVYDAVAWGDGILVSAAEREAFQGLLATGFIDSFRMFEQAEAVFTWWDYRMAAFRRNMGARIDHVLLSEILATQCRSCVVDKAPRRLERPSDHAPVVITLDL, from the coding sequence ATGAAATTGGCTACCTGGAATGTTAATTCTTTAAAAGTACGTTTGCCTCATTTGCTGGACTGGGTAGCAACTGAGCAGCTGGATGTAGTGTGTTTACAGGAAACCAAGCTCGAGGATGCGAATTTCCCACTGGATGAGATAACGTCAGCAGGCTATCAAGTGGCGTATTGCGGGCAGAAAGCTTATAACGGCGTGGCAATCCTGAGTCGTGCGGGCCTGGATGATGTGGTGATGGGTATCCCGGGTTGGGAAGATCCGCAGCAGCGGGTCATTGCGGCAACAGTAGCAGGCGTCCGGGTAGTTTGCGTCTATGTGCCGAATGGGCAAAGTCTGGATTCGGAAAAATATCTTTACAAACTGGCCTGGTTGCGTGCGTTGACCGCTTATCTGGCTGATGAGCTGATACGCCACCCGCAACTGGCAGTGTTCGGCGACTATAACATAGCGCCGGCGGATGCCGATGTCTATGATGCTGTAGCCTGGGGAGATGGGATACTGGTGTCAGCCGCTGAACGGGAGGCATTTCAAGGCCTGCTGGCAACGGGATTCATTGATAGCTTCCGTATGTTTGAACAGGCGGAAGCGGTATTTACCTGGTGGGATTATCGCATGGCCGCATTCAGACGCAATATGGGTGCGCGCATTGACCACGTGCTTTTGTCCGAAATACTGGCTACGCAGTGCCGCAGCTGCGTGGTAGATAAGGCGCCCCGACGACTGGAGCGGCCGTCCGATCACGCGCCAGTTGTGATCACACTGGATCTGTGA
- a CDS encoding M3 family metallopeptidase — MNPLLDFTGLPHYHSIKASDVTSAIDQLLQENSDLIAKLLASEHILSWTTFIQPMEDANERLSRAWGPVSHLNSVMNSPELRETYNENLPKITQYYASLAQNLALFNKFTQLKHSQSFAWLTPAQKKIIENELRDFRLGGAELNENDKPRFLQIQEQLAQFSARFEENLLDATNAFSLLIDNAAELVGLPDDVLLAAQDAAHRDGQAGWKLTLYAPSYLPVMQYAENRELREKIYRAYVTRASEFGLAELDNTGLIADIVRLRHEAALMLGFPSYAELSLASKMAESSQQVDEFLRELAQRAKPYAERDMQELRDFALTELGMTDLQAWDISYVSEKLRAKRYAFSDQEVKQYFPESKVLPGMFKLIHTLYGLEVNPGKAEVWHDDVKFYDITDSNGKLIGQFYLDLYAREHKRGGAWMDDALTRRRKGDAIQTPVAYLTCNFSAPVGGKPALLTHDEVITLFHEFGHGLHHLLTQIEDMGVSGINGVEWDAVELPSQFMENFCWEWDVLSHLTQHVDTNMPLPRALYDKMIAAKHFQSGLQTLRQIEFSLFDLRLHGGAATESGSALQLLQEVRQQIAVMFPPDYNRFPNNFSHIFAGGYAAGYYSYKWAEVLSADAYSLFEDNGVLSPEIGIKFWQEILAVGGSRPALESFVAFRGREPNMDALLRHSGMN; from the coding sequence ATGAATCCGTTACTCGATTTCACCGGCCTGCCGCATTATCATAGTATAAAGGCGTCTGATGTAACGTCTGCAATTGATCAGCTATTGCAAGAGAATTCGGACCTGATCGCAAAACTGCTCGCGTCAGAGCATATACTTTCATGGACAACGTTTATCCAGCCGATGGAAGACGCAAATGAGCGGCTTTCTCGCGCCTGGGGACCGGTCTCCCATTTGAATAGCGTAATGAATAGCCCCGAACTGCGCGAAACATATAATGAGAATTTGCCGAAAATAACCCAGTATTACGCATCACTGGCACAGAATTTGGCATTGTTTAATAAATTCACACAGCTAAAACATAGCCAAAGTTTCGCATGGCTGACGCCCGCGCAGAAAAAAATAATCGAAAATGAGTTGAGGGACTTCAGGCTGGGTGGTGCTGAACTGAATGAAAATGACAAGCCACGATTTTTGCAAATTCAGGAGCAACTGGCGCAGTTTTCTGCCAGATTCGAAGAGAATTTACTGGACGCCACCAATGCGTTTAGCTTGCTGATTGATAATGCAGCCGAGTTGGTAGGTTTGCCTGATGATGTCTTGCTGGCTGCACAGGATGCCGCACATCGCGACGGTCAGGCGGGCTGGAAACTGACATTGTATGCCCCTAGTTATTTACCAGTAATGCAATATGCTGAGAATCGTGAGTTGCGGGAAAAAATCTACCGTGCATACGTAACCCGCGCTTCGGAGTTTGGTTTGGCAGAGCTGGATAATACCGGGTTGATTGCCGATATTGTCAGGTTGCGGCATGAGGCGGCCTTGATGCTTGGATTTCCCAGTTACGCTGAATTGTCGTTGGCCAGTAAAATGGCGGAATCCTCGCAGCAAGTCGACGAATTTTTAAGAGAGTTGGCGCAGCGTGCGAAACCATACGCAGAGCGCGACATGCAGGAATTACGTGATTTCGCGCTGACAGAACTGGGAATGACCGATCTACAAGCATGGGATATAAGTTATGTGAGCGAGAAATTGCGCGCCAAACGCTATGCCTTTTCCGACCAGGAAGTAAAGCAATATTTTCCGGAATCAAAGGTTTTGCCGGGAATGTTCAAACTGATCCATACCCTGTATGGGTTGGAGGTTAATCCCGGCAAGGCTGAAGTTTGGCACGATGATGTCAAGTTCTACGACATCACTGACAGCAATGGCAAGCTTATCGGGCAGTTTTATTTGGATCTCTACGCTCGCGAGCATAAACGCGGTGGTGCATGGATGGATGATGCGCTGACGCGGAGACGCAAAGGAGATGCCATCCAGACGCCAGTGGCGTATCTTACCTGCAATTTTTCTGCGCCTGTTGGCGGCAAACCCGCGTTATTGACGCACGATGAAGTCATAACCCTATTTCATGAGTTTGGTCATGGTCTGCATCATTTATTGACGCAGATAGAAGACATGGGTGTGTCCGGTATCAATGGCGTGGAATGGGATGCGGTGGAGTTGCCATCGCAGTTTATGGAGAATTTCTGCTGGGAATGGGATGTGCTCTCGCATTTGACGCAGCATGTCGACACCAATATGCCATTGCCGCGCGCGTTATATGACAAGATGATTGCGGCCAAACATTTTCAGAGCGGATTGCAAACCTTGCGTCAGATCGAGTTTTCGTTATTCGATTTGCGCCTGCATGGCGGTGCGGCCACGGAATCCGGTAGCGCATTGCAATTATTGCAAGAAGTGCGTCAACAGATTGCAGTGATGTTTCCTCCGGACTACAATCGTTTCCCCAATAATTTCTCACATATTTTTGCGGGCGGCTACGCTGCGGGCTATTACAGCTATAAATGGGCAGAGGTTTTATCTGCGGATGCGTACAGCCTGTTTGAAGACAATGGTGTTTTATCTCCGGAAATCGGCATCAAATTTTGGCAGGAGATACTTGCCGTTGGCGGGTCGCGTCCTGCGCTCGAATCATTTGTGGCATTCCGGGGACGAGAACCGAACATGGATGCGCTATTGCGTCATAGTGGGATGAATTGA
- a CDS encoding acetyl-CoA carboxylase carboxyltransferase subunit alpha — translation MKTTFLDFEQPIAELEAKIEELRCVQDDSALDISKELVLLQKKSEKLTQDIYAKLTPWQISQVARHPQRPYSLDYIGALFSDFEELHGDRAFGDDHAIIGGIARFNDQSIMIIGHQKGRDTKEKIYRNFGMPRPEGYRKALRLMRLAEKFGIPVMTFIDTPGAYPGIGAEERGQSEAIARNLYVMAELRTPIICTVIGEGGSGGALAIGVGDQVMMLQYSTYSVISPEGCASILWKSAENAPIAAETLGITAPRLKSFGLIDRIIPEPVGGAHRDPAAMMHAMKSALEDTLADMQKQPIDALLKTRYQRLMSYGRYKDTPAK, via the coding sequence ATGAAAACCACCTTTCTGGACTTTGAACAGCCCATCGCCGAATTGGAAGCCAAGATTGAAGAACTCCGCTGCGTGCAGGATGATTCAGCGCTGGACATTTCAAAGGAGCTCGTCCTGCTGCAAAAAAAGAGCGAGAAACTGACCCAGGATATTTACGCCAAGCTCACACCCTGGCAGATTTCCCAGGTAGCCCGGCATCCTCAGCGTCCTTATAGCCTGGATTATATCGGCGCACTCTTTTCCGATTTCGAAGAACTGCATGGCGATCGCGCTTTTGGCGACGACCACGCCATCATCGGCGGCATTGCACGCTTCAACGATCAAAGCATCATGATCATCGGCCATCAAAAAGGCCGCGACACCAAAGAAAAGATCTATCGCAACTTCGGCATGCCCCGCCCAGAAGGTTATCGCAAAGCGCTGCGCTTGATGCGCCTCGCGGAAAAATTCGGCATTCCGGTCATGACCTTCATCGACACCCCTGGCGCTTATCCCGGCATAGGCGCGGAAGAACGCGGCCAATCCGAGGCCATCGCCCGCAACTTGTATGTCATGGCAGAATTGCGCACGCCGATCATATGCACCGTTATCGGCGAAGGCGGCTCAGGCGGCGCACTGGCAATCGGTGTCGGCGATCAGGTCATGATGCTGCAATACTCGACTTACTCGGTCATTTCCCCCGAAGGCTGTGCATCTATTCTGTGGAAAAGCGCCGAAAATGCACCGATCGCAGCTGAAACCCTGGGCATCACCGCACCACGCCTGAAGTCATTCGGTCTTATTGACCGCATCATTCCCGAACCTGTCGGCGGTGCACACCGAGACCCGGCCGCGATGATGCATGCGATGAAATCGGCCCTGGAAGACACACTTGCCGACATGCAGAAGCAGCCTATCGACGCCTTACTCAAAACCCGCTACCAGCGTCTCATGAGTTATGGACGCTACAAAGACACCCCAGCCAAATAA
- the tilS gene encoding tRNA lysidine(34) synthetase TilS, with amino-acid sequence MFRPDCRRPNRRLKDLLQAANIPPWQRQRTPLLYSGDTLVHVPAIGTACGWQAAPGSPALHVTWQIGD; translated from the coding sequence ATGTTCCGTCCCGATTGCCGTCGCCCCAACCGTCGCCTCAAGGACTTGTTGCAAGCCGCCAATATTCCCCCTTGGCAGCGCCAGCGCACACCATTGCTTTACAGCGGCGACACGCTCGTTCATGTACCCGCCATAGGGACAGCATGTGGCTGGCAAGCAGCGCCCGGCAGTCCTGCGCTGCATGTCACCTGGCAAATCGGCGACTGA
- a CDS encoding gamma carbonic anhydrase family protein has translation MHSHLSAVQAYLNHMPTIADSAWIHHSANVIGDATLSANCSVWCGAVIRGDVNHIEIGANTNIQDNSILHVSHKTPLDPSGSPLFIGSNVTIGHGVILHGCKIGDECLIGMGSLIMDKVTIEPQVLVGAGSLVPEGKTLLSGHLYLGRPAKLIRPLSSDELAYFQYSADHYVALSKQYAIR, from the coding sequence ATGCACAGCCATTTATCAGCGGTACAAGCCTATTTGAATCACATGCCCACAATTGCCGACAGCGCATGGATACATCATAGCGCCAATGTGATCGGCGATGCCACTTTAAGTGCCAACTGCTCAGTATGGTGCGGCGCCGTCATTCGCGGGGATGTTAATCATATTGAAATCGGCGCCAATACCAATATTCAGGACAACAGCATATTGCATGTTTCCCACAAAACACCTCTCGACCCCTCTGGCTCACCTTTATTCATCGGCAGTAACGTAACTATCGGCCATGGCGTCATCCTTCATGGATGCAAAATCGGTGATGAGTGTCTTATCGGGATGGGTAGTCTGATTATGGATAAAGTGACGATAGAACCACAAGTATTGGTGGGTGCAGGCAGCCTTGTTCCTGAGGGTAAAACATTGTTAAGCGGCCATTTGTATCTGGGGCGTCCCGCCAAACTCATCCGTCCGCTTAGCAGCGATGAGTTAGCCTACTTTCAATACTCTGCCGACCACTACGTGGCTTTATCCAAGCAATACGCAATACGTTAA
- a CDS encoding VIT1/CCC1 transporter family protein yields MSARHHALEGWLEEKRSAYLYRNIALAETGTSRQGLFTELANAAEQQAKLWEIELTKAGSAIPARFQPDLRSRLVSNLVKRLGTRTMRPVLSAMKVRGMAIYTHASAQHLMPATIEDVGQRHRLGGHGNLRAAVFGINDGLISNASLIMGVAGATMGQSQMILISGLAGLLAGAFSMASGEYISVRSQREMFEYQIGLEREELAQYPQEEAAELALIYAAKGMDKTEAERVADTLIADPDRALDTLAREELGLNPDELGSPWGAAVSSFLAFCTGAAIPLLPFLFSTGLPALRGVMGITALALFLVGASISLFTGRQAILGGLRMLLIGGAAGAATYFTGHLLGVSLG; encoded by the coding sequence ATGTCTGCACGTCATCACGCCCTCGAAGGCTGGCTGGAAGAAAAACGCTCAGCTTATCTGTATCGCAATATTGCGCTGGCCGAGACTGGCACTTCAAGACAGGGCTTGTTTACCGAATTGGCCAATGCGGCAGAACAGCAGGCGAAGTTGTGGGAAATCGAGTTAACCAAGGCAGGCAGCGCCATTCCGGCCCGTTTTCAACCCGACCTGCGCAGTCGGCTGGTAAGCAATCTGGTGAAACGGCTGGGTACGCGCACGATGCGCCCCGTATTATCGGCAATGAAGGTGCGCGGCATGGCCATTTATACACACGCCAGCGCCCAGCATCTTATGCCCGCCACCATTGAAGATGTCGGCCAACGCCACCGTCTCGGCGGACATGGCAATTTACGAGCCGCGGTATTCGGCATCAATGACGGCCTGATTTCCAATGCCAGTCTCATTATGGGGGTAGCCGGTGCAACCATGGGTCAAAGCCAGATGATATTGATTTCCGGGCTGGCCGGATTATTGGCTGGCGCGTTTTCGATGGCTTCGGGTGAATATATCTCTGTGCGCTCACAGCGCGAAATGTTCGAATACCAAATTGGCCTGGAGCGCGAAGAGTTAGCGCAATATCCTCAAGAGGAAGCAGCAGAGCTGGCGTTGATTTATGCCGCCAAAGGCATGGACAAAACCGAAGCGGAGCGGGTAGCCGACACCCTGATTGCCGACCCTGACCGGGCGCTGGATACCTTGGCACGCGAAGAGCTGGGACTCAACCCTGACGAGCTCGGTTCACCATGGGGCGCAGCAGTTTCCTCGTTCCTGGCATTCTGCACTGGTGCTGCCATCCCCTTGCTGCCTTTTCTGTTCAGTACAGGACTACCCGCATTGCGGGGTGTCATGGGCATAACCGCCCTGGCATTATTTCTGGTTGGCGCCAGCATCAGTCTATTTACCGGCAGACAGGCCATTTTAGGCGGCTTGCGCATGCTGTTAATCGGCGGTGCAGCGGGCGCAGCGACTTATTTTACAGGTCATCTTTTGGGGGTCAGCCTTGGTTAG
- a CDS encoding iron-containing alcohol dehydrogenase — protein MFPAFSIARLPRIEFGSGKLKLLPQLIALHGKRALIITGATSFRSSEHWPRLLAELTARHIEHVDLRVTSEPSPQLIDAAVRQFHDADIDIVIAIGGGSTLDAAKAIAGLLKSGHSVMDYLEGVGAELSYTGPATPFIAVPTSAGTGSEATKNAVLSMQGANGFKKSFRNEQLVPEYAIIDPDLLESCTPAMIAANGMDAFTQLLESLVSTKANAFTDALALSGLEAANNGLLDWYLNRTQNPDAPAQMAYAALLSGITLAQTGLGSVHGLASPLGAFFPIPHGVVCGTLVAAAADINVSALLDRAPQHPALRKYAETGRLLARNHTLDDYSARQALLTTLEEWTQRMSLPKLSSHGVTEADIPRIVANSRGSSMKTNPIVLSDDEVAAIILRRL, from the coding sequence ATGTTCCCTGCCTTCAGCATTGCCCGCTTGCCACGCATCGAATTCGGTTCCGGAAAACTCAAGCTATTGCCGCAACTTATTGCCCTGCACGGCAAACGCGCGCTTATCATTACCGGCGCAACCTCTTTCCGCTCGTCAGAACACTGGCCGCGCTTGCTAGCGGAGCTCACTGCTCGACATATCGAGCACGTTGATTTACGCGTTACCAGCGAGCCGTCACCGCAACTTATTGATGCAGCAGTGCGGCAATTCCATGACGCAGACATCGATATCGTTATCGCCATAGGCGGCGGCAGCACACTCGATGCCGCAAAAGCGATTGCCGGGCTACTGAAATCCGGACATTCTGTTATGGACTATCTGGAAGGCGTGGGGGCCGAATTGAGCTACACCGGGCCTGCAACACCTTTCATTGCTGTCCCTACTAGCGCAGGGACAGGTTCTGAAGCAACCAAAAATGCCGTGCTGAGCATGCAAGGCGCCAACGGATTCAAGAAATCATTCAGGAATGAGCAGCTGGTGCCCGAATACGCCATTATCGATCCGGATCTGCTCGAATCGTGCACTCCGGCCATGATCGCTGCAAACGGCATGGATGCATTCACTCAATTGCTCGAATCGCTGGTCTCGACCAAAGCAAACGCATTTACCGATGCGCTAGCATTAAGCGGGCTGGAAGCGGCAAATAACGGATTGCTCGACTGGTACCTGAATCGCACCCAGAATCCGGATGCGCCTGCGCAGATGGCATATGCGGCTTTGCTATCAGGCATTACACTGGCCCAAACAGGTCTGGGCTCAGTACACGGACTTGCTTCACCGCTTGGCGCCTTCTTCCCCATTCCGCACGGCGTGGTTTGCGGCACGCTGGTTGCTGCTGCGGCTGACATTAATGTCAGCGCACTACTTGATCGTGCGCCACAGCATCCGGCCTTGCGAAAATACGCCGAAACCGGACGACTTCTGGCCAGAAACCATACGCTTGATGATTACTCGGCCCGACAGGCACTGCTAACAACCCTGGAAGAATGGACGCAACGCATGTCGCTACCCAAGCTCTCCAGTCATGGCGTGACCGAAGCGGACATTCCGCGCATCGTTGCCAATAGCCGTGGCAGCAGCATGAAAACCAACCCCATAGTCCTGAGCGACGATGAAGTAGCAGCAATCATACTGCGGCGGCTGTAA
- a CDS encoding peptidylprolyl isomerase: MQIAKNTIVTITYELSNLAGEILENGSEPVSYLHGGYDGIFPTVEEALEGKNSGDDIEVTLEPEYAFGEYEAELIRAEPRHLFPAEAAVGMQFEGAAEGTDEFMLYTVTEITEDTVMVDGNHPLAGQTLKFKCHVVDVRQATEEEVSHGHAHGDHGHHH, translated from the coding sequence ATGCAAATCGCAAAAAATACCATTGTCACCATTACCTACGAACTCAGCAATTTGGCTGGTGAAATCCTGGAAAACGGCAGCGAACCTGTCAGCTACTTGCACGGCGGCTATGACGGCATATTCCCTACCGTCGAAGAAGCGCTTGAAGGCAAGAACAGCGGCGACGACATCGAAGTCACTCTTGAGCCGGAATATGCATTTGGCGAATACGAAGCCGAACTTATCCGTGCCGAGCCTCGCCACCTGTTCCCGGCCGAAGCCGCTGTTGGCATGCAATTCGAAGGCGCCGCCGAAGGTACCGACGAATTCATGCTGTACACAGTTACCGAAATTACCGAAGACACCGTCATGGTTGACGGCAACCACCCGCTGGCTGGCCAGACCCTGAAATTCAAATGCCATGTAGTCGACGTACGCCAAGCTACCGAAGAAGAAGTCAGCCACGGCCATGCTCATGGCGATCACGGCCATCACCATTAA
- a CDS encoding cupin domain-containing protein — protein MPMNKQLLGGISRDEFLRDYWQKQPLLVRNAIPDFTGLIEPAALFELAADEDVLARLVRQKGAGWELRQGPFAAGDFKTGRSKAVWTLLVQELNHYVPAGEALLQQFDFIPHARLDDLMVSYAVPGGGVGPHFDSYDVFLLQGRGHRRWQISAQDDLTLMEGAPLRILQHFQPEQEWVLGPGDMLYLPPRYAHNGIAMDECMTYSIGFRAPAAQEIATQFLVYMQDKLVLEGRYQDPDLALQTHPAEIGEAMIEQMEAMIAQVRWGRADVADFLGRYLTEPKPHVYFQPPRRAVSFEKFAAQVQKQGLRLAPQSRMLFYSDQYYLNGELVELAGCCDLLQLLADKRRISAQVFDAVMLDWLYGCYVDGFLMVGV, from the coding sequence ATGCCTATGAATAAACAATTACTTGGCGGCATCAGCCGCGACGAATTTCTGCGCGATTACTGGCAAAAGCAGCCGTTGCTGGTGCGCAATGCGATTCCGGATTTTACCGGATTGATTGAGCCTGCGGCTTTGTTCGAACTGGCGGCAGATGAGGATGTCCTGGCGCGGTTGGTGCGGCAGAAAGGGGCCGGCTGGGAGTTGCGGCAGGGGCCGTTTGCGGCAGGTGATTTTAAAACCGGGCGCAGCAAGGCGGTATGGACATTGCTGGTGCAGGAATTGAATCATTACGTGCCTGCCGGCGAAGCGTTGCTGCAGCAATTCGATTTTATCCCGCATGCACGACTGGACGATTTGATGGTGAGTTATGCCGTGCCTGGCGGTGGCGTCGGTCCGCATTTTGATTCTTATGATGTATTCCTGTTGCAGGGGCGTGGTCATCGCCGCTGGCAGATCAGTGCACAAGACGATTTGACGCTGATGGAAGGTGCGCCGTTGCGAATCTTGCAGCATTTTCAGCCGGAGCAGGAGTGGGTGCTGGGGCCCGGAGACATGTTGTATCTGCCGCCGCGTTATGCGCATAACGGCATTGCCATGGATGAATGCATGACGTATTCAATTGGCTTCCGGGCGCCTGCCGCGCAAGAGATTGCCACCCAATTCCTGGTTTATATGCAGGACAAGCTGGTGCTGGAAGGGCGTTATCAGGATCCGGATCTGGCGCTGCAGACGCATCCGGCAGAAATCGGCGAAGCGATGATTGAGCAAATGGAAGCCATGATTGCTCAGGTGCGTTGGGGGCGAGCTGATGTGGCCGATTTTCTCGGGCGCTATTTGACCGAACCCAAACCCCATGTGTATTTTCAGCCGCCGCGCCGTGCCGTCAGTTTTGAGAAATTTGCAGCCCAGGTGCAAAAGCAGGGGCTTCGCCTGGCGCCGCAGTCGCGCATGCTGTTCTATTCAGACCAATATTATTTGAATGGGGAGCTGGTGGAGCTGGCCGGGTGCTGCGATTTGCTGCAGTTACTGGCCGACAAGCGCCGAATTTCTGCGCAGGTATTTGATGCGGTGATGCTGGACTGGTTGTATGGCTGCTATGTCGATGGATTTCTTATGGTAGGAGTGTAA
- a CDS encoding glutaredoxin family protein, which translates to MLRNSLIGLLLICAGSADGTDFYRWVDKTGAVHYSDQAPTGHVSKLEQRKLNPNVIDGQASYLVKNAVSKNPVTLFGGDCGPLCANAKTLLEKRGIPYTLKDPQKSKADAEALNALTGAMELPVIQIGKATLKGFEPVRWSAMLDEAGYPKSSAAGAHKQDTPPLGQIKQ; encoded by the coding sequence ATGCTGCGTAACAGCCTGATTGGATTACTCCTGATCTGTGCCGGTAGTGCGGATGGGACGGATTTTTATCGTTGGGTAGATAAAACTGGCGCGGTTCATTACAGCGATCAGGCGCCGACCGGACATGTAAGTAAATTGGAGCAGCGCAAATTGAATCCCAATGTAATCGATGGGCAGGCCTCGTATTTGGTGAAAAATGCAGTCAGTAAAAATCCAGTTACCTTGTTTGGCGGCGATTGCGGCCCACTGTGTGCCAATGCTAAAACGCTTCTGGAAAAGCGCGGGATTCCTTACACACTGAAAGACCCGCAGAAAAGCAAGGCAGATGCGGAAGCGCTGAATGCGCTGACAGGCGCAATGGAATTGCCAGTAATACAGATAGGCAAAGCGACATTGAAAGGATTCGAGCCAGTGCGATGGAGCGCCATGCTGGATGAAGCCGGTTATCCCAAATCATCCGCCGCGGGTGCGCATAAGCAGGACACCCCACCGTTAGGGCAAATCAAGCAATGA
- a CDS encoding acyl-ACP desaturase yields the protein MIYPEAFASLERVRWSLAQDVPWGSFQADLLTDEQAATIKMNAITEWSALPATEMFLRDFRHDSDFSAFMSVWFYEEQKHALVLMEYLRRFRPDMVPTEAELHEVRFEFDPAPPMETLMLHFCGEIRLTQWYRCAGQWHTEPVIKHIYGLLSGDEARHGGIYFRYMQQAIERLGDEARAAFSKVGVLMTSSSRSAKALHPTNLHVSQALFPNDTVQSHLPDPAWLERWLDEQIRFDAPWEAKVVNTILTKLSNLFGRNFESTKDLNRYRKEVGQVVTAAAV from the coding sequence ATGATTTATCCTGAAGCTTTTGCGAGTTTGGAGCGAGTGCGCTGGAGTCTGGCGCAAGATGTGCCGTGGGGTAGTTTCCAAGCGGATTTATTGACGGACGAGCAGGCCGCAACAATTAAAATGAATGCAATTACAGAATGGTCGGCGTTGCCTGCGACCGAGATGTTTCTGCGCGATTTCCGCCACGATAGCGATTTTTCTGCATTCATGTCGGTATGGTTTTATGAAGAGCAAAAGCATGCTCTGGTGTTGATGGAATATTTGCGGCGTTTTCGTCCGGATATGGTGCCAACCGAAGCCGAGTTGCATGAAGTGCGGTTCGAATTTGATCCGGCGCCGCCAATGGAAACGCTGATGCTGCATTTTTGCGGCGAAATACGTCTGACGCAGTGGTATCGCTGTGCCGGGCAATGGCATACCGAGCCGGTGATCAAGCATATTTACGGGTTGCTGTCTGGTGACGAGGCCCGTCATGGCGGGATTTATTTCCGTTACATGCAGCAGGCGATCGAGCGTCTGGGTGATGAGGCGCGGGCCGCTTTTTCCAAGGTGGGTGTGTTAATGACAAGTTCTTCGCGTAGCGCAAAAGCGCTGCACCCAACCAATTTGCATGTGAGTCAGGCGTTGTTTCCTAATGATACGGTACAGAGCCACTTGCCTGATCCGGCGTGGCTGGAGCGCTGGCTGGATGAGCAGATTCGTTTTGATGCGCCATGGGAAGCGAAAGTGGTAAATACCATACTGACCAAGCTGTCCAATTTGTTTGGTCGCAACTTTGAGAGCACAAAAGACTTAAACCGTTATCGCAAAGAAGTTGGGCAAGTAGTTACAGCCGCCGCAGTATGA